A DNA window from Aminiphilus circumscriptus DSM 16581 contains the following coding sequences:
- the yidD gene encoding membrane protein insertion efficiency factor YidD — protein sequence MAVLPILFYQRCLSPFLGTNCRFYPTCSQYMLEAILRFGVLRGTGLGVKRLLRCGPWNPGGFDPVPEKIRGVKTRADEKRKKQL from the coding sequence ATGGCGGTTCTTCCCATCCTCTTCTATCAGCGGTGTCTTTCTCCCTTTTTGGGAACGAATTGCCGTTTTTATCCCACCTGTTCCCAGTATATGCTCGAGGCGATCCTCCGGTTCGGCGTTCTGCGCGGAACCGGGCTCGGCGTGAAACGTCTTTTGCGGTGCGGTCCCTGGAACCCAGGGGGTTTTGATCCCGTTCCCGAGAAAATCCGCGGCGTAAAGACCCGAGCGGACGAGAAACGAAAGAAACAGCTTTAA
- a CDS encoding YidC/Oxa1 family membrane protein insertase, with protein sequence MSALWNAGGALLLGILNFFYNLFHSYGIAIILLTVVVRILLHPLSHKQLVSMQKMQKLQPRLKVLQEKFAGDKERLNKETMALYKENNVNPAAGCLPLLVQLPILILLFRVLMDLNLTGYSFLGIHLDKSVYGALGSALGITDPEVGLMAIVNAIGTNPGGLSQVGLYLGNVLLMAFIGYITWFQQQLTGASNPQMAFMNWFMPLFLVFICLSLPGGVLLYWAVSSLIGVAQQWWVHRRTDIEMQEKPALFKEKPPVKVKGE encoded by the coding sequence ATGAGTGCACTGTGGAATGCGGGTGGCGCGCTGCTGCTCGGCATCTTGAACTTCTTCTACAACCTGTTCCATTCCTATGGTATCGCCATCATCCTTTTGACGGTGGTGGTGCGAATTCTGCTGCATCCGCTCTCGCACAAACAACTGGTGAGTATGCAGAAAATGCAGAAACTCCAGCCCAGGCTCAAAGTACTTCAGGAAAAGTTCGCGGGAGACAAGGAACGACTGAACAAGGAGACCATGGCTCTCTACAAGGAGAACAACGTGAATCCCGCGGCGGGTTGTCTTCCCCTCCTCGTGCAGCTCCCGATTCTGATTCTCCTGTTCCGCGTTCTTATGGACTTGAATCTTACTGGCTATTCCTTTCTCGGTATCCATCTGGATAAATCCGTGTACGGGGCTCTCGGTTCCGCCCTCGGGATCACGGATCCGGAGGTGGGGCTCATGGCCATTGTGAACGCCATCGGAACCAATCCGGGAGGCCTCTCTCAAGTGGGGCTCTATTTGGGGAATGTGCTTCTCATGGCCTTCATTGGCTATATCACGTGGTTCCAACAGCAGCTCACGGGTGCATCGAATCCGCAGATGGCGTTCATGAACTGGTTCATGCCGCTCTTTCTGGTGTTCATCTGTTTGAGCCTACCCGGCGGTGTGCTGCTCTACTGGGCGGTTTCCTCACTCATCGGTGTTGCGCAGCAGTGGTGGGTCCACAGGAGAACCGACATTGAGATGCAGGAGAAACCCGCGCTGTTCAAGGAGAAACCACCTGTCAAAGTAAAAGGCGAGTAA
- the rpmH gene encoding 50S ribosomal protein L34 translates to MKRTYQPHNTRRKRAMGFLVRSRSAAGRRILRNRRRKGRARLAV, encoded by the coding sequence ATGAAGCGTACATATCAACCGCACAATACCCGGCGCAAGCGGGCCATGGGTTTTCTGGTACGTTCGCGTTCCGCCGCCGGTCGTCGAATTCTTCGCAACAGAAGGCGCAAGGGCCGCGCACGGTTGGCGGTCTAG
- a CDS encoding Do family serine endopeptidase has protein sequence MIGKRHGNGFGIVSAVLFAALLLGLVPFSGEAQDVYSGNPVAKIARDASPAVVNIDTETIVQRSPIPLPFADDPFFRRFFGEEFERFSRSVPMRGKGSGFLVTKDGYVLTNNHVVQRADKITVTLSDGRELEAKLVGRDPTFDLAVIKVEGNNFPVLELGDSDRIDVGEWVVAIGNPFGLEHSVTVGVISAKNRSVNAGDVNFQGFLQTDAAINPGNSGGPLLNLDGKVVGINTAIIPYAQGIGFAIPVNMAKQVMDDLVRFGKVKRGWLGVYVQPITPEIAEAYGLKGTEGALVADIQADSPAAKAGLLRGDVILAVDGTPVKTHQDLVFGIRRHLAGDTVVLDVVRKGKSEAIRVQLEEIPGTEEATEEAPSDLEGKLGLNVSPVTEELRRRYSLQENAGVVITKVEGGSPAERLGLKAGDQILEVNGTAVKDLTSWKRALGRVKGSIVLVVQREGRTFFVSMRLPE, from the coding sequence ATGATCGGTAAACGCCATGGAAACGGATTCGGAATAGTTTCTGCAGTTTTGTTTGCGGCACTTCTTCTCGGGCTGGTTCCTTTTTCCGGAGAGGCTCAGGACGTCTACAGCGGCAATCCCGTGGCGAAGATCGCCAGGGATGCTTCTCCAGCGGTGGTGAACATCGACACGGAGACGATAGTCCAGCGTTCTCCCATTCCCCTTCCTTTCGCGGACGATCCCTTTTTCCGGCGCTTTTTCGGAGAGGAGTTCGAACGGTTCAGCCGTTCCGTTCCTATGCGAGGCAAGGGTTCCGGATTCCTGGTTACAAAGGATGGATATGTTCTCACCAACAATCACGTGGTTCAGAGGGCGGACAAAATCACGGTGACACTGTCCGACGGAAGGGAATTGGAAGCGAAGCTCGTAGGGCGCGATCCGACCTTTGATCTTGCGGTTATAAAAGTCGAGGGGAACAATTTTCCCGTACTCGAGCTGGGGGACTCGGACCGGATCGATGTGGGCGAATGGGTGGTAGCCATTGGAAATCCCTTCGGCCTCGAACATTCGGTGACGGTGGGTGTCATCTCCGCCAAGAACCGGAGCGTGAACGCCGGAGATGTGAACTTTCAGGGATTCCTGCAGACGGATGCGGCCATCAATCCGGGAAACAGCGGGGGCCCGTTGCTGAACCTCGACGGAAAGGTCGTGGGCATCAATACGGCGATCATTCCCTACGCGCAGGGAATCGGTTTTGCCATCCCCGTCAACATGGCGAAACAAGTCATGGATGACCTTGTTCGTTTCGGAAAAGTGAAGCGAGGATGGCTTGGTGTCTATGTCCAGCCTATCACCCCGGAAATTGCGGAAGCGTACGGTCTCAAGGGAACGGAGGGGGCTCTCGTCGCGGATATTCAAGCTGATTCGCCAGCGGCGAAGGCCGGTTTGCTCAGGGGCGACGTGATTCTTGCCGTGGACGGCACTCCCGTGAAAACACATCAGGATCTCGTTTTCGGCATCAGGCGGCATCTCGCTGGTGACACGGTGGTTCTCGACGTCGTGCGCAAAGGAAAATCAGAGGCGATTCGCGTCCAACTTGAGGAGATTCCTGGAACGGAAGAGGCCACTGAAGAAGCACCGTCGGACCTTGAGGGAAAGCTGGGGTTGAACGTGAGCCCCGTCACGGAAGAGTTGAGGAGGCGTTATTCTCTTCAAGAAAACGCGGGCGTGGTGATCACCAAGGTAGAAGGTGGTTCACCTGCGGAACGTCTCGGACTGAAAGCGGGAGACCAGATTCTCGAGGTGAACGGGACTGCCGTGAAGGATCTCACGTCGTGGAAACGAGCTTTGGGACGGGTGAAGGGTTCCATTGTTCTTGTGGTGCAAAGAGAAGGAAGAACATTCTTTGTCTCCATGCGGCTTCCCGAATAG
- the lgt gene encoding prolipoprotein diacylglyceryl transferase, producing MYRVLFSIGSVPVHSYYVLWTVALCVAVLWTKSRLMNALGYEEPEAARLLLWALGGMYLGARVGGVIDNWSYFSANPLLAFAPWEGGLSAVPAMLGAAVTTFGYLRHKGRSLWPVAEVASLPMAATIAIGRWGCFLNGCCFGRHTTSFLGVRFPFDRADILRHPTQLYEAFLGLLLLGLLFVVERWLGSFKARRVRGAVLCPLFMMGYGLYRVLFDSLRQDSLEKAMSTAVVLGAVAATLGFLWLGHSLLFRRSGSEKHF from the coding sequence ATGTACCGCGTTCTTTTCTCCATCGGTTCCGTTCCGGTCCACAGCTACTATGTGCTGTGGACCGTTGCGTTGTGTGTGGCGGTTCTCTGGACCAAGTCGCGTCTGATGAACGCCCTCGGCTACGAAGAACCGGAGGCGGCGCGTCTTCTCCTCTGGGCGTTGGGCGGAATGTATCTGGGCGCACGTGTCGGGGGCGTCATCGACAACTGGAGCTATTTCTCGGCGAATCCGCTCCTCGCTTTCGCGCCCTGGGAAGGTGGGCTCTCCGCCGTTCCTGCCATGCTCGGCGCTGCCGTCACGACTTTCGGATATCTCCGGCACAAGGGGCGTTCCCTCTGGCCCGTCGCGGAGGTGGCAAGCCTTCCCATGGCTGCCACAATCGCCATCGGGCGGTGGGGGTGTTTCCTGAACGGTTGCTGTTTCGGGAGGCACACGACCTCTTTTCTGGGAGTCCGCTTTCCTTTCGACAGGGCAGATATCCTGCGCCATCCAACACAGCTTTACGAGGCATTTCTGGGCCTGCTTCTCCTCGGCCTCCTCTTTGTCGTGGAGCGGTGGCTCGGTTCCTTCAAGGCGCGACGAGTCAGGGGTGCTGTCCTTTGCCCCCTGTTCATGATGGGCTATGGTCTCTACCGCGTTCTTTTCGATTCGCTCCGCCAGGATAGCCTGGAGAAAGCGATGTCCACCGCGGTGGTTCTCGGGGCAGTTGCGGCGACGCTCGGATTCCTCTGGCTGGGGCATTCTCTGCTCTTTCGGAGGAGTGGGAGCGAAAAGCATTTTTGA
- a CDS encoding protein jag — translation MTERESLVLEAASPEEALEAAAAKWYLEPEDLHVELVDEEKRFFGLLGKRTTYKVVPAFDRSFFLARNTLRKLLAKMGLDLEATLREDGVMDLAGPDKDLLLASNETMRSLEYVLNLMLREELQGQWIKLDSEGYRERRQQALAALALAAAEDALSRRRPVSLEPMTSWERRLIHVELKDRTDVETRSVGEEPLRRVVIWPKKSAAAARGTVTYRFRNRK, via the coding sequence GTGACGGAACGAGAGTCCTTGGTGCTTGAAGCGGCTTCTCCGGAGGAAGCGCTGGAGGCTGCCGCGGCGAAATGGTATTTGGAACCCGAAGATCTTCATGTGGAATTGGTGGACGAGGAAAAACGCTTTTTCGGACTCCTGGGAAAAAGGACGACCTACAAAGTGGTTCCGGCTTTTGACCGTTCCTTTTTCCTGGCTCGAAACACTCTGAGGAAACTGCTGGCGAAGATGGGACTCGATCTCGAAGCGACATTGCGCGAGGATGGCGTTATGGATCTCGCCGGTCCCGACAAGGATTTGCTCCTTGCCTCGAATGAGACGATGCGCTCCCTCGAGTACGTGCTCAATCTCATGCTCCGTGAAGAACTCCAGGGGCAGTGGATCAAACTCGACAGTGAGGGGTACCGGGAGCGAAGACAGCAGGCGCTCGCCGCCCTTGCTCTTGCCGCGGCGGAAGATGCCCTTTCCCGTCGACGGCCCGTTTCCCTCGAGCCCATGACGAGTTGGGAGCGGCGTCTCATTCATGTGGAATTGAAGGACCGTACGGACGTGGAGACCCGATCCGTGGGAGAAGAGCCTCTGCGGCGGGTCGTGATTTGGCCCAAAAAGAGCGCCGCCGCGGCGCGCGGAACGGTGACGTACCGTTTCCGTAACAGAAAATAG
- the rnpA gene encoding ribonuclease P protein component, with protein MAFPFSRSLRLRSGWEFDLVFRTGRKIQGRLVRLFFVDAPDGITRVGVAVGKRQGGAVCRSRGKRVLREAFRHLLPLTKEGLWIVAMLRQSALGDSAARVYDDMRQVLFAEGLLRVSRMPVEWKVLRLSSRDSCEKCSGERR; from the coding sequence GTGGCGTTTCCCTTTTCCCGATCGCTTCGCCTGCGAAGCGGATGGGAGTTCGACCTCGTCTTCCGCACCGGCCGAAAGATCCAGGGAAGGCTGGTGCGGTTGTTCTTTGTGGATGCCCCCGACGGAATAACCCGCGTGGGCGTCGCCGTGGGCAAACGGCAAGGCGGCGCGGTTTGCCGGAGCAGGGGTAAACGTGTTCTCCGAGAGGCATTTCGTCACCTGCTTCCTCTGACGAAGGAAGGACTCTGGATTGTGGCGATGCTTCGTCAAAGTGCCCTTGGCGATTCTGCTGCGCGTGTCTACGACGACATGCGACAGGTTTTGTTTGCGGAGGGCTTGCTGCGAGTCTCCCGAATGCCGGTGGAATGGAAAGTGCTCCGGTTGTCTTCTCGGGACTCTTGCGAAAAGTGTTCCGGAGAACGGCGGTGA
- a CDS encoding ATP-dependent DNA helicase, with protein MQAIFGPEGPFAKTFPDYEVRPGQEDLARRVWDLCESSEGGILAAEAPTGIGKSFALLVPALLWAQKRDARILFLTAGIPLQEQLRDKDLPSLFRVLGFSVPFVVLKGRGRYVCRRRAFDLGGPEGFVSFNGDAGVGVETLLHWLSRTETGELDELGLPGGHPLFAAAAAQQRGCLGARCPERERCFVLRAFRLAQDARLVIANYHLFFAYTIGLGVPFPVSFNLLVCDEAHRMTDSARSAASRTTSLDEWRRLLGGRAVTSALFSLTRSGRNGEAVLGHLGTCNREIEVLFGSISFRYGAGKTFFTADPQLVQAGRKVCHAVTAVLRPLAFLDDMEGDEISEERATLAAWRDELKEALGALSWCLAVENYPEWAYWWDGTSLQSAPTLCSEQIREGVERCAPHAVVVASATLSLAGDLRFWRRETGLEPTDTLVLESPFPLREQMEVWVISTGMAVPDPGYDQRVAEIVEKLVEQNGGSTLVLLSSLRLLRTVGERLTSRKRGYDIFLQGSLPRGELLRRFREDLASVLVGSVSFREGIDVPGSGLTQVIIDRIPFPHPNDPVVEARNRLEGNSSFRDVTLPWAKLLLKQAVGRLIRTRTDRGRVVILDGRVVERKDWKILDALPRVVVRPLRVRIRS; from the coding sequence ATGCAGGCGATATTCGGCCCCGAGGGGCCTTTCGCGAAGACCTTTCCCGACTACGAGGTGCGGCCGGGGCAGGAGGACCTCGCAAGGCGGGTATGGGATCTCTGTGAAAGCTCCGAGGGCGGCATCCTCGCTGCAGAAGCTCCTACAGGGATAGGCAAGAGTTTTGCTCTTCTCGTTCCGGCTCTGCTCTGGGCACAGAAAAGAGACGCGCGCATTCTGTTCCTCACGGCGGGAATTCCGCTGCAGGAGCAACTCCGGGACAAGGATCTCCCCTCCCTCTTCCGCGTGCTCGGTTTTTCTGTTCCTTTCGTGGTGCTCAAGGGGCGGGGCAGATATGTCTGCAGACGACGAGCTTTTGACCTTGGAGGTCCGGAGGGATTCGTCTCTTTCAATGGGGACGCCGGTGTTGGAGTGGAGACACTCCTGCACTGGCTTTCGAGGACGGAGACGGGGGAACTGGACGAACTCGGGTTGCCCGGAGGACATCCTCTATTTGCGGCGGCGGCGGCACAGCAGAGGGGGTGTCTCGGTGCTCGTTGTCCGGAAAGAGAGCGTTGTTTCGTTCTTCGGGCGTTCCGTCTCGCCCAGGATGCCCGGCTTGTCATCGCGAATTACCATCTTTTTTTTGCCTACACCATCGGCCTTGGCGTTCCCTTTCCCGTTTCCTTCAATCTGCTCGTCTGTGATGAGGCGCATCGCATGACCGATTCGGCCCGTTCCGCCGCGAGCCGTACAACGAGCCTCGACGAATGGAGACGTCTTCTCGGAGGACGTGCCGTCACATCGGCGCTTTTCTCGCTGACACGAAGTGGCCGAAACGGTGAAGCTGTTCTTGGACATCTCGGCACATGCAACAGAGAAATCGAAGTTCTTTTCGGAAGCATTTCCTTTCGATACGGAGCGGGGAAGACCTTTTTCACCGCCGATCCGCAGCTGGTCCAGGCCGGACGGAAAGTATGTCATGCCGTGACAGCCGTGTTGCGACCGCTTGCCTTTCTTGACGACATGGAGGGCGACGAAATATCGGAGGAGAGAGCTACCTTGGCTGCCTGGCGGGACGAGCTGAAGGAAGCCCTCGGTGCGCTGTCCTGGTGTCTCGCCGTCGAAAACTATCCCGAATGGGCCTACTGGTGGGACGGGACATCTTTGCAAAGCGCTCCCACACTCTGTTCCGAGCAGATTCGCGAAGGTGTGGAACGCTGTGCTCCTCACGCCGTCGTGGTCGCCTCGGCGACGCTTTCCCTGGCGGGGGATCTGCGTTTCTGGAGGCGGGAAACCGGCTTGGAGCCGACCGATACGCTCGTTCTCGAATCCCCCTTTCCCTTGCGGGAGCAGATGGAAGTCTGGGTGATCTCAACGGGGATGGCCGTTCCCGACCCTGGTTACGACCAAAGGGTGGCGGAAATCGTCGAAAAGCTTGTGGAACAGAACGGGGGGAGTACTCTTGTCCTTCTCTCGTCGCTGCGTCTGTTGAGGACGGTTGGAGAGCGGCTCACCTCCCGAAAGAGGGGATACGACATTTTCCTTCAGGGAAGCCTGCCGAGGGGGGAATTGCTGCGTCGATTCAGGGAAGACCTTGCATCCGTCCTGGTGGGGAGTGTGTCCTTTCGAGAGGGAATTGACGTTCCTGGTTCCGGTCTCACTCAGGTCATCATCGATCGCATTCCTTTCCCTCATCCGAATGACCCCGTTGTAGAAGCGCGGAATCGCCTGGAGGGAAATTCCTCGTTTCGGGATGTGACACTTCCCTGGGCAAAGCTGCTCCTCAAGCAGGCCGTGGGACGCCTTATTCGGACTCGCACGGACAGGGGGAGAGTGGTCATTCTCGACGGTCGAGTGGTGGAAAGGAAGGATTGGAAAATTCTCGACGCGCTTCCCCGGGTGGTCGTTCGACCTTTGCGAGTGCGGATTCGCTCTTGA